The genomic interval CCACATTTGGGGCCAATTTTTGACTGGAATGTCAAACAGCTGTTTCTCTACCTGTCTGCTGAATATGCTACAAAGAGCAACGTAAGTAAACACACACTTATTGAGCTTTGAGAGCCTAATTGGTGTGCCCGTCAGCTCTGGTTTGGTTTTACACAACAAATCTGACTGCAGAACATTCTAATTGTGTCTAAGAGGGTGTATATGAAAGCCAAACCCGCTTTGAGCCAGCAGCTTGAACTGATGAGGCTCAGGCCCGCTGGGTTCTGTAAAGCCTCTCTTAACCTccgatggtgaggggggtgaaaaatcctccacctcaaaagatGTTTAGTTCCAATTATATAATGATGAGCAAAGGTTTTATCAGTGACACAAATATTCTGCTGAGATGCATAATATCCATGTGCAGTACTTTATTAGCTTAAAGATGTTTGCTTTACATCAAAATACCCATTTCACTGTATTTCTGCCCATATTGTTCATCTAACTtcatttcagtgtatttatataATCAGTACAGGTGAAAGTTGTTAGAGTTCAGCTAAAATATTTCCATCTTTCTACTCAGCAGACCCATAGTTGTAAAAGGAGGATAGATGTGCTTGTGATCATTGTCTCCTTGAGTTGTCATTGGTTACCTCCAAAGTGAAGAGTGCAGCCATCATCCCTTTGCATCAAATGGCCTCACTTGCAGGAACCTCCTGCTGGCAGAACACTAAGAACTTGAAGCGAACATGGTTCACCTGCCTTGCAGAAGATTTCAGGATGTCAGCACCAGTATTGTCTCTCTTTAAGGATTGTTGTCCAGATCTGTGTTGCCACCACTGCAGAGCTTGTTTAACATTGGCAGCAGGTGGCTTTGGGTGTATCTCCTCATATAGTGAGTTTAACCTTCTGATAGGTTGTCTCTGATGCCGCTCCATTAGAGAGGTAATCTCCTCCCACACCGGATCATCGCCACTTCCCAGGTGATCTTCCAGTGACGTTAAGGAACATACCCACTGTGTCACAAGACTAAAGTGATTAATGAGGTGTTTATAGGTCAGAATATTGAAACGTCAGACCAGTGACCAAAAAACTCCCCAGATAGGAACTTCCTGAGAACCTGCAATCACTTGTCAAAAAGCAGGTGGAGAAACAGAAGGGGATAATCTGGGATCAAGTGTCACACTAAGAGGACAGGAACAGGTTCCCATCAGTCTGGATTCAAACCAGAAGTTATCATCCAAATGTAAGAGAATTGCAGAAGTTATGAAGAATAGTCTACAGTGTAAATATTAACTATTCACATGAATTTTATATAAAGGCCTGGTTCTCATTATTCTTTAGTGGACCATAGAAATATGAAAAACCTCTAACCGTTTCTGTTCACCTGCAGATAATTAAAACATTGATGTGATGCGTTTAGGGGATTTCTGGTAAAGTCTGCTTTGAATGGCCACTAATAATGTGTAATAGAGCTTAGTTCCTTCCTGTTGTGTCCATTTGTTCAGTAAATgtaatctgtgtgtgtgtgtgtgtgtgtgtgtgtgtggcagtcTTTAAACCAGGTGGTGCTGTGGGATAGGATCATTCTCCGAGGGGACAACACCAAACTGAACCTCAGAGACATGAAGTCCAAATACTTCTTCTTTGATGATGGGAATGGCCTCAGGTTAGACACAGCAGAGTTGTCGTTTATTTCAGAGCATGTCTTCCAGCATTTTCATGAAACCACATTTCTTACCAGTActtgtttaaaccatttttagaCCCAAATCTTCTATAAAAAGTTTTCGCAGTGGTGTTTATGCTCACAAGATGCATATACATTTCATTACCAATATTTAACCAACATATGTGAAAATAAACTGCATGTTAACTTGTACCTGTGTTCCTGAATATGATTGGCTGACTGACATGTCTATGTTGTGTGCAGAGCCAATAAAAACATCACTTTGACGCTGTCCTGGAATGTTGTTCCCAACGCTGGAATCCTTCCCCTGGTAGCTGGAAGCGGACACAGCAGCCTGCCTTTCCCTGACCAATATGAGGCCACCAAGAGCTATTAGACAGAAATCTACACATGCAGCCTGCAGCAACACACATCTTTCCACCCAGACTgatcacacacacaccataCATTAGTGTTTCTTTATCTGTATACGAGACGGTTTGTAATAAAGAAGGAAACTaaaatttgtgtgtgtgtgaacattGTGTGAAGGCTGATTGGCACAGAGATGTATTTCTTGTGCAGGTTTGGTTTCAGAGATCTTTTGCACTGGAGGGTAGAAAGACTGGAAATAGTTATAAAAGGCacataaatacactgctcaaagaaATGAAAGGAACAGTTTGAAACACATCAGATCTCAGTTGGAAAAAATCCTGCTGGATATCCATACTGATATGGAATGGGTAATGTGTTGGGAACAAAAGGATCCCACATcatttgataaaaatgaaaattatcAACCCACAGAGGACTTGATCTGAAGTTACTGAGAAACTAAAACTGAGCAGCAGTTTAgtccaatttgctgaaatgtcattgcagAAACTCAGTAGTTTGAATGCCCCCCATATGCTTGTTCGCATGCCTGGTAACGTCAGGGCATGCTCCTTATGAGATCATGGCTGGTGTCCTGGGGTATCTCCTCCAagatcctgaccagggcatcactgagctcctggacagtctgaggtGCAACCTGGTGGCATTGGATGaacctaaacatgatgtcccagagatctactggatttaggtcaggtgaGCATGGAGGCCAGACCCTTTCACCTCTGTCACATTAGCTCAGAGTGAACCCAGTCCCAAACCTTCCAATGTGggtgttctctggtaaatgccaGTGGAGCTCCATGTGTTGAGCAGTGAGCACAGGGCCTACTAGAGGATATCAGGCCTGCAGGCCACCctcatgaagtctgtttctaCTGGTTTGGTCAGAGACATTAACGCCAGTGGGCCACTGGAGGTAACTttgtagggctctggcagtactcATCCTGTTCCTTCTTAAACAAAAGAGCAGATACCGGTCCTACTGATGGGCTAAGGACCTCCGGTGCATcctctgtagggtccaggtatCACTTCATGGTACCAGTAGTTACTCTTGCCTCGGTACCCTAAACAAGTCTGTGTCCTCCACTTGGAGGAGTCTCATTGTTGCCCCTTTTGTGCACCTGTTGTCAATTTCATTTCCACCAGAACAGCTGACAGTGATTAACAATCTCCTCTACTGaactgaccagatcaatattcCAGAAGTTTGACTGACTTCACATTATACTCTGAGtaaagcatttttctttcatttttcagctgTGTATTCATGTAGAAAGCGTTCTACTTTGAAGATGTCCTTCTGTGTGGTCTATATGGTAGCATCTTCTGCTCCATGTAGTGTGAAGCAGTAATGTGTGTTAGCAGCAGTGTCTGTCTGTTTATTTGCAACCCTGCTAAAGCCTTAATTTACTTTTATCGCAGTACCATAATCTCATATTAATTTTTTAATCCAACCTTTAGGTACATTTTCTTAGTGAGGgtagaaaaaattatttttaacaaaattactgGTGGCACAATAATTTACACCcataacaaataaattaaagcaaatGTAACAAACaacgttttacattttatactttAAATTGATCAGATCTTCCTTGAACATCTTGTGAACCATGACTTTCTCTGGGGTGTAAATGTGAGGTGCCAAAGGCCTATTACTTTTACCCACTAGGCTGTAGTAGGGCCTATATTTATCCCGACACCGCCCACACTGAGCGAAGATGGTAAGGTACGTAAAAAATTCTAAGCTCACTGTTAGAGACTTCCAGCAAAGACAGGATTGGttgggtcaccaagtctccatagcAACCATTAAACGCTGTCTAACTGCCATTTTGTGGCACGCCAGAAAAGTCATTTCTGTTTTACCATCCCAACATAAACACGTGGATATTAACACTTTAGGTGGGTctggtgtgaaacaaaggatgaatatgaGGATAAACACATCATGACCAATGTtaggtatggtggaggatctgtgaagCTGTGGGTCTGTTCATCTTTTTAAAGTCCTGGGAACCTTATTAGATATTCTGGTTCATCATCacaaacctttaaataaaaacccacTGGGTTCATAAGATCTGACAGTaggatgatccaaaacatatggccaaataaacacagaaattgGTTTTTAGGCTCACAAATCTACCTTCTTCCATTGCCATTCCATTATTCTATTAGTGACTAGATCCAATATAATCCTTCATTTCAACTGAAGTGTTAATATTGTGATTCAGAGAATTTGAGGAATGCATTTATGCTTCATATATTAAGCAAAAACTGTTTACCTTTTTAGATTGATTTTTAATAGAGATTACCTGGTATTTATAAAGTAGTTTGATCTATTGCTGCATTTAATGATGTGCTGTTTCTGAGGAACATCATTCACTACAATTCAGAACATATATTTATACTAATCCAGTTTTAAGTTGTGGGCTGGAAGTAGCACAGTTAATGGCAGAGTTGGCATCAGAGGCATCTGTTGACTATCTACATTATTTGAGGAGCTTCTGCAAAGATTTACACTTTTCTTCAactttgcttcatgttttgttgTCCTGACCTGCGCAGCTAACATTTCAAGCTAATCACAAGAGTTCAGTCTTCAGTTAAAATGTGACTTTATTAACAAACACTTGTTACATCTAGTTTGAAATTTACATCGAGTCATCATaaattaatgatttatttgaataGTTCCTTTTTCATAGTGGAAAAATCATGCAACAAACTtactgaattttaaaaacaaagcatgaTTGAAATTTCTTGTGAATGTCCTCTAATCCATACGTTTACATACATCCTCACTAATACTAATACTGCACCTCACTATGTTTAGATGTAACCTTCTGATTAGAATTATTACAAAGGGATGTCTAGAAGCAGACTCACACCAGTACATGTTCTATCTTTTATGCTTTGCCTGTTGCAGTTCTGAAGAAACCTAAggatgaaataaatgtaatgatAGAATGAAACACATGTAAGACGAGTGTTGGGTTCGGGGGCTGAATTTGTGGCGAGTCAGCACAAGAGGAACTTTTCTTTGAGGatcaactggaatgtatgtacttgacttggaatctgtatgattcaactgaattgactttgtaaagtgctttagGACGtgctgttgtgaattggtgctacataaataaactgaattgaattcttgattccgtgactagcacagaagtccaataacaaaacaccgctcggattcagatcggggaggccattcctcccgatcacacctctccaggtgtcactgttgtttcccacgtgggcgttgaagtcccccagcagaataatggagtctccgggaggggcactatccagcacccccgacagggacgccaagaaggcagggtactctgcactaccactcggcccgtaggctgaaatgatagtcagagacctctccccaacccgaaggcgcagggatacaaccctctcatccactggggtaaaccccaacacgagacagctgagctggcgggcaacaagcaaacccacaccagcccgccgcctctccccgtgggccactccagagtagaagagagtccaacccctctcaaggagatgggttccagagcccacgctgtgcgtggaggcgagcccgactatttctagtcaatatctctcaacctcccgcacaagctcaggctccttcccccccagcgaggtgacattccacgtccctagagccagcctaagcatccggggatcgggccgttgaggtctccaccttcgtccgccacccaatcctctttgcaccggtccctcacggttccccctgcaggtggtgggcccactgggggatggcctcgcgtctctcgttcgggcttggcccggccgggtcccgcgaggagcaacccggccaccaggcgctctccgatgagtcccgaccccaggcctggctccagggtgggaccccggctccgccgtaccgggcgacgtcacgtgcctcgatattgtgttcttcatgaggggttcttgaaccattctttgtctgacccgtcacctagagcctgtttgccatgggagaccctaccaggggcatttaggccccagacaacatagcctctaggatcatttgagcactcaaacccctccaccacgttaaggtggtggttcaaggaggggcccataacgaacaccatgttcaaacataagggtgtccatcagtgcacttggcaccaggacaccctaggcaggaggtcgatgatcgactttgttgtcgtatcatcagaccttcggccgcatgttttggacactcgggtgaagagaggggctgagctgtccactgatcatcacctggtggtgagttggatccgctggaggagaaagccagacagacttggcaggcccaagcgcatagtgagggtctgctgggaacgcctggcggagccttcggccagggatgtattcaactcccacctccgggagagcttcgaccagatcccgggggatgttggagacatagagtccgagtggaccatgttctctgcatctattgtcgatgctgctgcccatagctgcggccgtaaggtctgcggtgcctgtcgtggcggcaatcccagaacccggtggtggacaccggaggtaagggatgctgttaagctgaagaaggagtcctgtcggctgtggttggcttgtgggactcctgaggcggctgacgggtaccgtgaggccaagcgtgctgcggcccgggctgtggcagaggcaaaaacccgggcctgggaagagttcggtgaggccatggagaaggactaccggttggcctcgaagagattctggcaaaccgtccggcgcctcaggagggggaagcagtgctttgccaacactgtttacagtgggggcgggagactgctg from Girardinichthys multiradiatus isolate DD_20200921_A chromosome 5, DD_fGirMul_XY1, whole genome shotgun sequence carries:
- the spcs3 gene encoding signal peptidase complex subunit 3, whose product is MNTVLSRANSLFAFSLSVMAALTFGCFVTTAFKDRRVPVDIHVSKVMLKNVDDFTGPRERSDLGFITFDVSADLGPIFDWNVKQLFLYLSAEYATKSNSLNQVVLWDRIILRGDNTKLNLRDMKSKYFFFDDGNGLRANKNITLTLSWNVVPNAGILPLVAGSGHSSLPFPDQYEATKSY